A genomic window from Triticum urartu cultivar G1812 chromosome 7, Tu2.1, whole genome shotgun sequence includes:
- the LOC125520691 gene encoding E3 ubiquitin-protein ligase CIP8-like, which produces MASPYLLHRLTADEIFQTLEASSSTSSSCYDAFVPVFRPDPSASALSVSAADRVRSQFLSVERDLFHDALVAPRNDDLGFPEENDEEEEASIRWDCFQLDEEEEPDLPLEASVPAEEFDWEEVAFASGPSVENPEPDWEMLGDMPPSAPAGANEGFVYTSDREAYEVLVAVGDGLFLTNKPPAARSAVKALPSAIVAAGEEGEGEECSVCKDGVVAGGRVKMMPCSHRYHEDCILPWLEVRNSCPLCRFELPTDNPKYETWKAERAMAA; this is translated from the coding sequence ATGGCTTCCCCGTATCTCCTTCACCGTCTCACCGCCGACGAGATCTTCCAAACTCTAGAGGCTTCCTCCTCCACGTCCTCCTCATGCTACGATGCCTTCGTGCCGGTGTTCCGCCCAGATCCCTCGGCCTCCGCCCTGTCGGTGTCGGCGGCCGACCGCGTCCGGAGCCAGTTCCTCTCCGTGGAGCGCGACCTCTTCCACGACGCACTCGTCGCGCCCAGGAATGACGACCTCGGCTTCCCCGAGGAgaacgatgaggaggaggaggcctcGATCCGGTGGGATTGCTTCCAattggacgaggaggaggagccaGATCTGCCGCTGGAGGCTTCCGTACCAGCCGAGGAATTCGACTGGGAGGAAGTCGCGTTCGCCTCTGGACCCTCGGTAGAGAATCCGGAGCCCGATTGGGAGATGCTCGGCGACATGCCGCCCAGCGCTCCCGCCGGCGCCAACGAGGGTTTCGTGTACACCTCTGACAGGGAGGCCTATGAGGTACTCGTCGCTGTTGGGGATGGGCTTTTCCTCACCAACAAGCCGCCGGCAGCCAGGTCGGCTGTCAAGGCGCTCCCATCCGCCATCGTCGCCGCCGGCGAGGAAGGGGAGGGAGAGGAGTGTTCCGTGTGTAAGGACGGGGTTGTGGCGGGGGGGCGCGTCAAGATGATGCCTTGCTCCCATCGGTACCACGAGGACTGCATCCTTCCATGGCTTGAGGTGCGCAACTCCTGCCCACTCTGCCGCTTTGAGCTGCCGACAGACAATCCCAAGTACGAGACCTGGAAGGCTGAACGAGCCATGGCTGCCTGA